One Anomalospiza imberbis isolate Cuckoo-Finch-1a 21T00152 chromosome 37, ASM3175350v1, whole genome shotgun sequence DNA window includes the following coding sequences:
- the LOC137464150 gene encoding LOW QUALITY PROTEIN: class II histocompatibility antigen, B-L beta chain-like (The sequence of the model RefSeq protein was modified relative to this genomic sequence to represent the inferred CDS: inserted 2 bases in 1 codon), producing the protein MGRVAAAGAVLVALVVLGAPPAAGAELSGERGGAGGGVFPYVGKSECHFMNGTEKVRYLSRFIYNREQYAMFDCDVGHFLGFTPYGETAARYWNSDPDVMEQKRAAADWLCRYNHEYLSPFLTERGVPPSVSISLVPSSSQPGXCSVMDFYPAHTQLRWFQGQQELSVEATDMVPNKDWTYQLLVLLETPPWRGLTCSCQVEHVSLEHPLSWHWEMPLDAAHSKMLTGIRDSKLGFIFLALGLGFYLGKNSS; encoded by the exons atggggcgagtggcggcagctggggccgtactggtggcactggtggtgctgggagcccccccggctgcgggcgcggagctctcgggagagcgggggggggcgggaggcg gggtgtTCCCGTACGTGGGAAAGTCCGAGTGTCACTTCATGAACGGCACGGAGAAGGTGAGGTACCTGAGCAGGTTCATCTACAATCGGGAGCAGTACGCGATGTTCGACTGCGACGTGGGGCACTTTTTGGGGTTCACCCCCTATggggagacagcagccaggtatTGGAACAGCGACCCAGACGTTATGGAGCAAAAAAGGGCTGCGGCGGACTGGCTGTGCCGGTACAACCACGAGTATCTCAGCCCGTTCCTCACGGAACGCGGAG tgccccccagcgTGTCCATCTCGCTGGTGCCCTCGAGCTcccagccggg ctgctccgtgatggatttctaccctgcccacacccagctgaggtggttccagggccagcaggagctctctgtggaGGCCACCGACATGGTCCCCAACAAGGACTGGACctaccagctcctggtgctgctggaaacaCCCCCCTGGCGCgggctcacctgcagctgccaagTGGAGCACGtcagcctggagcaccccctgagctggcactggg AGATGCCACTGGATGCCGCCCACAGCAAGATGCTGACGGGGATCAGGGACTCCAAGTTGGGCTTCATCTTCCTGGCACTGGGGCTCGGCTTCTACCTGGGCAAGAAC
- the LOC137464179 gene encoding uncharacterized protein, which translates to MDLGKTEEKETTHIRQIYPQKELEAANNCGEHCCHHLRPLIKTEYNYLSDDDLEPHITTKHIPYTATELAKLKKEYGRLPHESETEYVFRVSLTGGDQIKLTEQEASGYWGHGVFLTTGDKRDTWSLTQREAFWAGGTSPLERGDRIAIISTPDQLLESVHKAACLQMIHEKKLIPGFESPMQLPVKPEIMTPLIRELPETTAITLQKTIMTLSPVERLDRFLATASKCSSPASSRKVWTWGEVAEDLINYCRKYGPVVLNGFLFGSKTIGKSTEFRAQKQHQHLLWLPLLPKRRPKRRKAAVSFLLFRGTMVNVPYCREMTVNFPLLWETRANIPRCGNTTGFRNRF; encoded by the exons atggacttgggca aaacagaggagaaggaaactACTCACATTAGACAGATTTACCCCCAAAAGGAACTTGAAGCAGCAAATAATTGTGGGGAACATTGCTGCCATCACTTGAGACCCCTAATTAAAACAGAGTATAATTATCTCAGTGATGATGATCTCGAACCTCACATCACAACCAAACACATACCATACACTGCCACTGAGTTAGCTAAGCTTAAAAAGGAATACGGACGCCTCCCACACGAATCAGAAACAGAATATGTTTTCCGGGTGTCCCTCACTGGTGgtgatcaaattaaattaactgaACAAGAAGCCAGTGGGTACTGGGGACACGGTGTCTTCCTAACAACGGGAGATAAACGTGACACATGGTCCCTGACACAGCGTGAGGCTTTTTGGGCCGGGGGAACGAGCCCCTTAGAAAGGGGAGATCGCATAGCTATAATTAGTACCCCTGACCAACTCTTAGAAAGTGTGCATAAAGCCGCTTGCCTGCAAATGATTCATGAGAAGAAGTTAATTCCTGGCTTTGAATCCCCAATGCAATTACCTGTGAAGCCCGAAATAATGACCCCTTTAATTCGTGAGCTTCCAGAAACTACTGCCATTACCTTACAAAAAACTATTATGACATTAAGCCCTGTGGAAAGACTGGACAGATTCCTGG CCACAGCTTCAAAATGCAGCTCGCCTGCCAGTAGTCGTAAAGTCTGGACATGGGGTGAAGTTGCAGAAGATTTGATTAATTACTGTAGAAAATATGGACCA GTTGTACTGAATGGCTTCCTTTTTGGCAGCAAAACGATTGGGAAGTCAACAGAATTCCG ggcacaaaagcagcaccagcacctcctctggctccctctgcttccaaagaggaggccaaagaggaggaaggcagcagtgagcttcctGCTCTTCCGGGGGACGATGGTGAACGTCCCTTATTGCCgggagatgacagtgaacttcccgctgctctgggagacgagggcgaacatcccgcgctgtgggaacacaacg ggctttcgGAACCGTTTCtaa